In Kaistella faecalis, a genomic segment contains:
- the galE gene encoding UDP-glucose 4-epimerase GalE → MTILVTGGLGYIGSHTVVELLKNNFQVIIVDDLSNSEKFILNNIEEVAGKRPVFFPFDLKRKELLSQVFDAYEIDGCINFAAYKAVGESQEKPIDYYENNLFSLINILQEFKVRNISNFIFSSSCTVYGQADEQPIDENTPLKTPESSYGKTKQMGEEILKDFATAHHRKVSLLRYFNPIGAHPTALLGELPIGVPNNLVPYVTQTASGIREKLNIWGNDYETEDGTAVRDYIYVVDLAKAHVKALQKLIASNEDTVIDIYNLGTGKGSSVLEVVEAFETANDVKVPYQICERRAGDITIAYANADKAEKELGWKAETSLEEALRTTWEWQKYLESRNN, encoded by the coding sequence ATGACCATACTCGTAACAGGCGGTTTAGGCTATATCGGTTCACACACCGTTGTAGAACTTTTAAAAAATAACTTTCAGGTTATCATTGTTGATGATCTTTCGAACTCAGAAAAATTTATCTTAAATAATATTGAAGAAGTAGCGGGCAAAAGACCGGTATTTTTCCCCTTCGATCTGAAAAGGAAAGAACTGCTTTCCCAGGTTTTCGACGCTTATGAAATCGACGGGTGTATTAATTTTGCAGCATACAAAGCTGTAGGTGAAAGCCAGGAAAAGCCCATCGATTATTACGAAAACAATTTATTTTCTTTAATCAACATTCTGCAGGAATTTAAAGTGAGAAATATTTCAAACTTTATTTTCAGCTCTTCATGCACTGTTTACGGACAGGCAGATGAGCAGCCTATTGATGAAAATACGCCACTGAAAACTCCGGAATCCTCCTACGGTAAAACCAAGCAGATGGGGGAGGAGATTCTTAAGGACTTCGCTACCGCCCATCACAGAAAAGTTTCACTTCTGAGGTATTTCAATCCGATCGGTGCACATCCAACGGCTTTGCTCGGTGAGCTTCCAATCGGTGTTCCGAATAATCTGGTGCCTTATGTGACGCAGACCGCTTCGGGAATCCGGGAGAAACTTAATATCTGGGGAAATGATTATGAGACTGAAGACGGAACAGCAGTCCGCGATTATATTTATGTGGTAGATCTTGCTAAAGCTCACGTAAAAGCTTTGCAGAAACTGATCGCTTCCAACGAAGATACCGTAATTGATATTTACAATCTGGGAACAGGAAAGGGTTCATCGGTTTTAGAAGTCGTTGAAGCTTTTGAAACAGCAAATGACGTTAAAGTTCCCTACCAGATCTGTGAAAGGCGGGCAGGAGATATCACCATTGCTTACGCCAATGCCGATAAAGCAGAAAAAGAACTGGGCTGGAAAGCTGAAACTTCGCTTGAAGAGGCACTGCGTACCACCTGGGAATGGCAGAAATACCTTGAATCCAGAAATAATTAG
- a CDS encoding TonB-dependent receptor domain-containing protein: MIKTEITQNFTRKTLGLTFLLTAAAFAFAQEKMNVSGQIVDKQNQPVPYASVSFSNKANKLFSDAALTDEKGNYQLALTPGNYDITVEAIDFKKSTLNKQIARPGNLGSISVEPEGSLTNTKTQDIQGVVITAAAVKPYRVELDKKVYDPSTDIISKGGNLQDVLTNVPSVSVETDGTVSMRGNSNVRFLINGKPSALLGIDSGANALQSIPADQIERIEVITNPSSKFEASGTAGILNIILKKTKGMGFNGSVTGSVGYLPSTNLNTNLSWKKGSWTWFLNGGGGYRESEGKNDSDTRFFDPATGATTSYFEQNSLNASENKNYNANAGFTVDLSDKTSFNVSGMLRTFESENNNTVDNFGYDAARNVDSYTQTLALGNSKNLSLQGDLGLDHKFNDQGHNIYLSLSLQKSDNESVENSREFDEAVFKYGSSGNNNTINKSIIGKIDYELPIGEASKFEAGYRFDNNNNDYDFLNRETDTFLNYGTVDAYSGNTVYSESINAVYTQFKSKIDKFGYQLGLRAENSNIGIDYRSLSGNQSSKEKNYTGFFPSVFLSYDLGSSNNQLLVNYSRRINRPRSWFLIPYPTSLANRQNLFRGNEDLNPEYIDSFEVGYAIQKKKITINPTLYYRATQDETRFVVVSETPGYNVLITKPFNIGNEHQYGLDLNATADLFSWWKIMASADLFGYKSDGEYFDAATMIKPMSFDGSGFSTRFRLTNSFKVDKTFSMQVQGFYRGGQKTASSESKPMYVLNFGANKTIWKGNGTLAFNIQDILGTRGREMTGFGNNFEKESFMRWNPRTFNVSLTYRFKQGEKIDQPKRKKDINSNSSGDDEPQGPM; the protein is encoded by the coding sequence ATGATTAAAACTGAAATTACTCAAAATTTTACCAGGAAAACATTAGGCTTAACATTTTTACTTACTGCGGCGGCTTTCGCCTTTGCGCAGGAAAAAATGAATGTGAGCGGGCAAATCGTAGACAAACAGAACCAGCCGGTTCCTTATGCTTCGGTAAGCTTCAGCAACAAGGCCAACAAACTCTTCAGCGATGCAGCACTGACTGATGAAAAAGGAAACTACCAGCTTGCATTAACTCCGGGCAACTACGACATCACAGTAGAAGCCATCGATTTCAAAAAATCAACTCTAAATAAACAGATTGCCAGACCGGGAAATCTCGGCAGTATTTCGGTGGAGCCCGAAGGTTCTTTAACCAATACAAAAACCCAGGATATACAGGGTGTCGTAATCACTGCGGCAGCCGTAAAACCTTACAGGGTTGAACTGGATAAAAAAGTTTACGATCCTTCTACAGACATCATCAGCAAAGGTGGTAATCTGCAGGATGTGCTGACCAACGTTCCTTCCGTTTCGGTTGAAACAGACGGTACAGTATCTATGCGTGGAAACTCCAATGTAAGATTTCTTATTAACGGAAAACCTTCGGCGCTTCTGGGCATCGACAGTGGTGCCAATGCGTTACAATCCATTCCTGCAGACCAGATTGAGAGAATCGAAGTAATTACCAACCCTTCTTCTAAATTTGAAGCCAGCGGTACCGCCGGAATTTTAAATATTATCCTGAAGAAAACCAAAGGAATGGGCTTCAACGGAAGCGTAACCGGAAGTGTTGGATATTTGCCAAGCACCAACCTGAATACCAACCTGAGCTGGAAAAAAGGAAGCTGGACATGGTTCCTGAATGGCGGCGGCGGTTATCGTGAAAGTGAAGGTAAAAACGACAGTGATACAAGATTTTTTGATCCTGCAACCGGAGCTACCACTTCTTACTTTGAGCAGAATTCTCTTAACGCCAGCGAAAATAAAAACTATAATGCCAACGCAGGTTTCACGGTAGATCTTTCAGATAAAACATCATTCAACGTTTCAGGAATGCTGCGTACTTTTGAAAGTGAAAACAACAATACCGTGGATAATTTCGGTTATGATGCCGCTAGAAATGTAGATTCTTACACTCAGACGCTGGCTCTGGGTAACAGTAAAAATCTTTCACTTCAGGGAGATTTAGGTTTGGATCATAAATTTAATGATCAGGGCCATAATATTTATCTTTCACTGAGTCTGCAGAAAAGTGATAACGAGTCCGTGGAAAATTCCCGTGAATTTGATGAGGCGGTCTTTAAATACGGCTCCTCTGGCAATAACAACACGATAAATAAATCCATTATTGGTAAAATCGACTACGAATTGCCTATTGGTGAAGCCTCTAAATTTGAAGCAGGTTACCGTTTCGACAATAACAATAACGATTATGATTTCTTAAATCGCGAAACCGATACCTTCCTCAATTATGGAACTGTAGATGCTTACAGTGGAAATACCGTTTACAGCGAATCCATTAACGCCGTTTATACACAGTTCAAGAGTAAAATCGACAAGTTCGGTTATCAGTTAGGTCTGCGTGCAGAAAACTCAAATATCGGAATCGACTACAGGAGTTTAAGCGGCAACCAGTCGAGCAAGGAAAAAAATTATACAGGCTTTTTCCCCAGTGTATTTTTAAGCTATGACTTGGGCAGCTCCAACAACCAGTTATTGGTGAATTACTCCAGAAGAATCAACAGGCCAAGATCCTGGTTCTTGATTCCTTATCCTACTTCTTTAGCCAACCGTCAAAATCTCTTCAGAGGAAATGAAGACCTTAATCCGGAATATATCGATTCATTTGAGGTGGGATATGCTATTCAGAAGAAAAAAATCACGATCAACCCTACCCTATATTACCGCGCAACTCAAGACGAAACCCGTTTTGTGGTAGTGAGCGAAACTCCGGGATATAACGTACTGATCACAAAGCCGTTTAATATCGGAAACGAGCACCAATACGGTTTAGACCTTAATGCAACTGCTGACCTGTTTTCATGGTGGAAAATTATGGCAAGCGCCGATCTGTTTGGGTATAAATCCGATGGTGAATATTTCGATGCAGCAACAATGATTAAGCCAATGTCATTCGACGGTTCCGGTTTCTCTACACGTTTCCGACTCACCAATAGCTTTAAAGTGGATAAAACCTTCAGCATGCAGGTACAGGGCTTTTACAGAGGAGGTCAGAAAACAGCTTCCAGCGAAAGCAAACCAATGTATGTACTTAATTTCGGAGCCAATAAAACCATCTGGAAAGGAAACGGAACACTTGCCTTTAACATCCAGGATATCTTAGGAACCAGAGGCCGTGAGATGACAGGTTTTGGAAACAACTTTGAAAAAGAATCATTCATGAGATGGAACCCGAGAACTTTCAACGTTTCATTGACTTACCGCTTCAAACAGGGTGAAAAAATTGATCAGCCAAAACGTAAGAAAGATATTAACAGTAATTCTTCCGGCGATGACGAGCCGCAAGGACCAATGTAA
- the mltG gene encoding endolytic transglycosylase MltG, with amino-acid sequence MKKGISVVAVIALVILLISGFFGLRYYQKFFGSNVAKEGYVLIPHSANFNSILDSITPYIKNRESFKAVALDKSMDRFFKAGRYRIKSGTSNTDLVNMIKAGNQTENTFRIGDFGDVYQMVGRVTKKTELDSLRFAKDLNKIAVKKGYSNAEDLKKYFFIDTYNFFWTVTPDEFFQKFEDQYNDFWTAERKAKEAQSGLTRDQIYALASIVYKESGGKPDEQKTIAGLYLNRYRKGMKLQSDPTVIYAINKETNFTTPIKRVLYKHLRHPSPYNTYANAGIPPGPICITDKSSVDAVLNPDRNNYIFMAADPDKFGFHRFTASDAEHAKNARDYQEWLNSKNIR; translated from the coding sequence ATGAAAAAAGGGATTTCGGTTGTTGCGGTCATTGCATTGGTTATTCTGTTAATCAGCGGATTTTTCGGTTTGCGGTATTATCAGAAATTTTTCGGAAGCAATGTCGCTAAAGAAGGCTATGTACTGATTCCGCACTCGGCAAACTTCAATTCAATCCTGGATTCCATTACGCCATATATTAAAAACAGGGAATCCTTTAAGGCGGTTGCTCTGGATAAAAGCATGGACCGTTTCTTCAAAGCAGGACGTTACCGCATTAAATCCGGAACCAGCAATACCGATCTCGTGAATATGATTAAAGCCGGCAACCAGACCGAAAACACTTTCAGGATCGGAGATTTTGGAGATGTATATCAAATGGTAGGGCGTGTAACGAAAAAAACCGAGCTCGACTCGCTGAGATTTGCAAAAGACCTGAATAAAATAGCGGTTAAGAAAGGCTACAGCAACGCTGAAGACCTGAAGAAATATTTTTTCATCGACACCTATAATTTTTTCTGGACGGTAACTCCGGATGAGTTTTTCCAGAAATTCGAGGACCAGTACAACGATTTCTGGACCGCCGAAAGAAAAGCGAAAGAAGCACAGAGCGGCTTAACACGCGATCAGATTTATGCGCTTGCATCGATTGTGTACAAAGAATCCGGCGGAAAACCGGATGAACAGAAGACGATTGCAGGCCTGTACCTGAACCGTTACCGAAAAGGAATGAAACTACAGAGCGATCCAACAGTAATTTATGCAATTAACAAAGAGACCAATTTTACCACTCCGATAAAAAGGGTTCTTTACAAACATCTGAGACACCCTTCTCCTTATAACACTTATGCCAATGCAGGAATTCCACCGGGACCGATTTGTATTACCGATAAAAGTTCGGTTGACGCGGTTCTTAATCCCGACCGGAACAACTATATCTTCATGGCTGCAGATCCCGATAAATTCGGATTTCACCGCTTTACTGCAAGCGATGCCGAACATGCTAAAAACGCCCGGGATTATCAGGAATGGCTGAATTCGAAGAATATCAGATAA